A genomic stretch from Setaria viridis chromosome 1, Setaria_viridis_v4.0, whole genome shotgun sequence includes:
- the LOC117838194 gene encoding uncharacterized protein isoform X1: protein MAKPAAAGARKPSASSTVALTLSLALASAGLLFLLLRLSPSSPSPTPHPHRRLRLRARAHAQHHQIPFDPVVADLERRLEDREWERLAAAGLHAPGMEAAPVPEDLLSDGEAGADEDYINDAARFNVTRRVEELFPRIDVDPADGAVTGDELAAWNLANARREVLHRTARELELHDRDRDGRLAFGEYERPSWAWRFDDHNSTNDGVGWWKEEHFSAADMDDDGFLNLTEFNDFLHPADTANPKLIHWLCKEEVRERDKDNDGKLNFQEFFSGLFYSIRHYDDEGITDDTGGSDAPAKKSFSHLDLDNDGLLSADELKPIIDNLHPSEHFYAKQQADYVISQADTDKDGQLSMKEMIENPYVFYNALFTENDYGFHDELR, encoded by the exons ATGgcgaagccggcggcggcgggggcgaggaaGCCCTCTGCGTCGTCCACCGTCGCGCTGACGCTGTCCCTGGCGCTCGCCTCTGCGggccttctcttcctcctgctccgcctctcgccctcctccccgtcccccaccccgcacccgcaccgccgcctccgcctccgcgcccgcgcGCACGCGCAGCACCACCAGATCCCATTCGACCCCGTTGTCGCGGACCTCGAGCGCCGCCTCGAGGACCGCGAGTGggagcgcctcgccgccgcggggctgcACGCGCCGGgcatggaggcggcgcccgTCCCTGAGGACCTCCTCTccgacggcgaggccggcgccgacgaggactACATCAACGACGCCGCGCGGTTCAACGTCACGCGCCGCGTGGAGGAGCTGTTCCCCAGGATCGATGTGGACCCCGCCGACGGCGCCGTCACGGGCGACGAGCTGGCCGCGTGGAACCTCGCCAACGCGCGGCGGGAGGTGCTGCACCGCACCGCGAGGGAGCTCGAGCTGCACGACCGCGACCGCGACGGCCGCCTCGCCTTCGGCGAGTACGAGCGGCCCAGCTGGGCCTGGCGTTTCGATG ATCATAACTCAACCAATGATGGGGTGGGATGGTGGAAGGAGGAGCATTTCAGTGCCGCAGATATGGACGATGATGGCTTTCTCAATCTGACTGAGTTTAACGA CTTTCTACATCCAGCTGATACTGCCAACCCAAAGCTAATACATTGGTTGTGCAAAGAAGAAGTCAG GGAAAGAGATAAAGACAATGATGGAAAGCTCAATTTTCAAGAGTTTTTCAGTGGATTGTTTTACTCCATTCGACATTATGATGATGAAGGCATAACAGATGACACTGGTGGCTCTGATGCACCAGCTAAAAAGTCATTTTCACACCTTGATCTGGATAATGATGG GCTGTTATCAGCAGATGAACTAAAGCCTATAATTGATAATCTCCATCCATCAGAACACTTCTATGCCAAGCAACAAGCTGACTATGTGATATCGCAG GCTGACACGGACAAAGATGGACAGTTGAGCATGAAAGAGATGATTGAGAACCCCTATGTCTTCTACAATGCTTTATTCACAGAAAATGATTATGGGTTTCACGATGAGCTCCGTTAG
- the LOC117838173 gene encoding cytochrome P450 711A1: protein METTTICNGALGPVAHQSVPVLVLISFVSLFSAFLIYFYAPFWSVRKVPGPPTRFPLGHLHLLAKNGPDVFRAIAKEYGPIFRFHMGRQPLVIVANAELCKEVGIKKFKDIRNRSTPPPTVGSLHQDALFLTRDSTWSAMRNTVVPLYQPARLAGLIPVMQSYVDALVANIAGCPDQDCIPFCQLSLRMAIDIIGKTAFGVEFGLSKDSAGSGCGGGEVDDDIREFLKEYKRSMEFIKMDLSSSLSTILGLFLPCVQTPCRRLLRRVPGTADYKMDENERRLCRRIDAIIAGRRRDRASRRRDGDGDGDGDAARSAPLDFIAALLDAMESGGGKEFALEDRHVRALAYEHLIAGTKTTAFTLSSVVYLVSCHPRVEEKLLRELDGSAPPGGRAPNAEELQSRFPYLDQVIKEAMRFHLVSPLIARQTSERVEIGGHVLPKGAYVWLAPGVLARDAAQFPEPEEFRPERFAAGAEEERARHPYAHIPFGVGPRACIGHKFALQQVKLAVVGLYRRYVFRHSPAMESPIQFDFDLVLAFRHGVKLRAIRRE from the exons ATGGAGACCACAACCATTTGCAATGGTGCACTCGGCCCTGTTGCGCACCAAAGCGTACCTGTTCTGGTGCTCATATCTTTTGTGTCTCTGTTCAGCGCATTTCTGATATACTTCTATGCACCCTTCTGGAGTGTGAGGAAAGTTCCGGGGCCTCCAACCAGGTTTCCTTTAggccatcttcatcttcttgccAAGAATGGACCAGACGTCTTTCGTGCTATAGCGAAGGAGTATGGTCCGATCTTCAG GTTTCACATGGGAAGGCAGCCACTGGTGATCGTGGCCAATGCTGAGCTGTGCAAGGAAGTTGGTATCAAGAAGTTCAAGGACATCCGCAACCGGAGCACCCCGCCACCGACTGTCGGCTCCCTCCACCAGGATGCCCTCTTCCTCACCAG GGACTCGACGTGGTCGGCCATGAGGAACACGGTGGTCCCGCTCTACCAGCCGGCGCGGCTTGCCGGGCTCATCCCGGTGATGCAGTCTTACGTGGATGCGCTGGTGGCCAACATCGCCGGCTGCCCGGACCAGGACTGCATCCCCTTCTGCCAGCTGTCACTGCGGATGGCCATCGACATCATCGGCAAGACAGCCTTCGGCGTCGAGTTCGGCCTGTCAAAGGATTCCGCGggcagcggctgcggcggcggcgaggtcgacgaCGACATCAGGGAGTTCCTGAAGGAGTACAAGCGGTCCATGGAGTTCATCAAGATGGACCTGTCGAGCTCGCTCTCCACTATCCTGGGGCTCTTCCTCCCGTGCGTCCAGACGCCGTGCAGGCGGCTGCTCCGGCGGGTGCCCGGCACGGCGGACTACAAGATGGACGAGAACGAGCGCCGGCTGTGCCGCCGCATCGACGCTATcatcgccggccggcggcgggaccggGCCTCCCGCCGGCgcgacggtgacggcgacggAGACGGCGACGCCGCTCGGTCCGCCCCGCTGGACTTCATCGCGGCGCTGCTGGACGCgatggagagcggcggcgggaaggagTTCGCGCTGGAGGACCGGCACGTCCGCGCGCTGGCGTACGAGCACCTCATCGCCGGGACGAAGACAACGGCGTTCACGCTGTCGTCGGTGGTGTACCTGGTGTCGTGCCACCCGCGCGTGGAGGAGAAGCTACTCCGGGAGCTGGACGGCTCCGcgccgccgggcgggcgggcgccgaACGCCGAGGAGCTCCAGAGCAGGTTCCCCTACCTCGACCAGGTCATCAAGGAGGCCATGCGGTTCCACCTCGTGTCGCCGCTCATCGCCAGGCAGACCTCCGAGCGCGTCGAGATCGGCGGCCACGTCCTCCCAAAG GGGGCGTACGTGTGGCTGGCGCCGGGGGTGCTGGCGCGGGACGCGGCGCAGTTCCCGGAGCCGGAGGAGTTCCGGCCGGAGCGGttcgcggcgggggcggaggaggagcgggcgcggCACCCGTACGCGCATATCCCGTTCGGCGTCGGGCCGAGGGCGTGCATCGGGCACAAGTTCGCGCTGCAGCAGGTGAAGCTCGCCGTGGTGGGACTCTACCGCCGGTACGTGTTCCGGCACTCGCCGGCCATGGAGTCGCCCATCCAGTTCGACTTCGACCTCGTCCTCGCCTTCCGCCACGGCGTCAAGCTCAGGGCTATCAGGAGGGAGTGA
- the LOC117838194 gene encoding uncharacterized protein isoform X3, giving the protein MAKPAAAGARKPSASSTVALTLSLALASAGLLFLLLRLSPSSPSPTPHPHRRLRLRARAHAQHHQIPFDPVVADLERRLEDREWERLAAAGLHAPGMEAAPVPEDLLSDGEAGADEDYINDAARFNVTRRVEELFPRIDVDPADGAVTGDELAAWNLANARREVLHRTARELELHDRDRDGRLAFGEYERPSWAWRFDDHNSTNDGVGWWKEEHFSAADMDDDGFLNLTEFNDFLHPADTANPKLIHWLCKEEVRERDKDNDGKLNFQEFFSGLFYSIRHYDDEGITDDTGGSDAPAKKSFSHLDLDNDG; this is encoded by the exons ATGgcgaagccggcggcggcgggggcgaggaaGCCCTCTGCGTCGTCCACCGTCGCGCTGACGCTGTCCCTGGCGCTCGCCTCTGCGggccttctcttcctcctgctccgcctctcgccctcctccccgtcccccaccccgcacccgcaccgccgcctccgcctccgcgcccgcgcGCACGCGCAGCACCACCAGATCCCATTCGACCCCGTTGTCGCGGACCTCGAGCGCCGCCTCGAGGACCGCGAGTGggagcgcctcgccgccgcggggctgcACGCGCCGGgcatggaggcggcgcccgTCCCTGAGGACCTCCTCTccgacggcgaggccggcgccgacgaggactACATCAACGACGCCGCGCGGTTCAACGTCACGCGCCGCGTGGAGGAGCTGTTCCCCAGGATCGATGTGGACCCCGCCGACGGCGCCGTCACGGGCGACGAGCTGGCCGCGTGGAACCTCGCCAACGCGCGGCGGGAGGTGCTGCACCGCACCGCGAGGGAGCTCGAGCTGCACGACCGCGACCGCGACGGCCGCCTCGCCTTCGGCGAGTACGAGCGGCCCAGCTGGGCCTGGCGTTTCGATG ATCATAACTCAACCAATGATGGGGTGGGATGGTGGAAGGAGGAGCATTTCAGTGCCGCAGATATGGACGATGATGGCTTTCTCAATCTGACTGAGTTTAACGA CTTTCTACATCCAGCTGATACTGCCAACCCAAAGCTAATACATTGGTTGTGCAAAGAAGAAGTCAG GGAAAGAGATAAAGACAATGATGGAAAGCTCAATTTTCAAGAGTTTTTCAGTGGATTGTTTTACTCCATTCGACATTATGATGATGAAGGCATAACAGATGACACTGGTGGCTCTGATGCACCAGCTAAAAAGTCATTTTCACACCTTGATCTGGATAATGATGG GTAA
- the LOC117838194 gene encoding uncharacterized protein isoform X2, translating to MAKPAAAGARKPSASSTVALTLSLALASAGLLFLLLRLSPSSPSPTPHPHRRLRLRARAHAQHHQIPFDPVVADLERRLEDREWERLAAAGLHAPGMEAAPVPEDLLSDGEAGADEDYINDAARFNVTRRVEELFPRIDVDPADGAVTGDELAAWNLANARREVLHRTARELELHDRDRDGRLAFGEYERPSWAWRFDDHNSTNDGVGWWKEEHFSAADMDDDGFLNLTEFNDFLHPADTANPKLIHWLCKEEVRERDKDNDGKLNFQEFFSGLFYSIRHYDDEGITDDTGGSDAPAKKSFSHLDLDNDGLLSADELKPIIDNLHPSEHFYAKQQADYVISQVREGCILLYFQDKLGFFHL from the exons ATGgcgaagccggcggcggcgggggcgaggaaGCCCTCTGCGTCGTCCACCGTCGCGCTGACGCTGTCCCTGGCGCTCGCCTCTGCGggccttctcttcctcctgctccgcctctcgccctcctccccgtcccccaccccgcacccgcaccgccgcctccgcctccgcgcccgcgcGCACGCGCAGCACCACCAGATCCCATTCGACCCCGTTGTCGCGGACCTCGAGCGCCGCCTCGAGGACCGCGAGTGggagcgcctcgccgccgcggggctgcACGCGCCGGgcatggaggcggcgcccgTCCCTGAGGACCTCCTCTccgacggcgaggccggcgccgacgaggactACATCAACGACGCCGCGCGGTTCAACGTCACGCGCCGCGTGGAGGAGCTGTTCCCCAGGATCGATGTGGACCCCGCCGACGGCGCCGTCACGGGCGACGAGCTGGCCGCGTGGAACCTCGCCAACGCGCGGCGGGAGGTGCTGCACCGCACCGCGAGGGAGCTCGAGCTGCACGACCGCGACCGCGACGGCCGCCTCGCCTTCGGCGAGTACGAGCGGCCCAGCTGGGCCTGGCGTTTCGATG ATCATAACTCAACCAATGATGGGGTGGGATGGTGGAAGGAGGAGCATTTCAGTGCCGCAGATATGGACGATGATGGCTTTCTCAATCTGACTGAGTTTAACGA CTTTCTACATCCAGCTGATACTGCCAACCCAAAGCTAATACATTGGTTGTGCAAAGAAGAAGTCAG GGAAAGAGATAAAGACAATGATGGAAAGCTCAATTTTCAAGAGTTTTTCAGTGGATTGTTTTACTCCATTCGACATTATGATGATGAAGGCATAACAGATGACACTGGTGGCTCTGATGCACCAGCTAAAAAGTCATTTTCACACCTTGATCTGGATAATGATGG GCTGTTATCAGCAGATGAACTAAAGCCTATAATTGATAATCTCCATCCATCAGAACACTTCTATGCCAAGCAACAAGCTGACTATGTGATATCGCAGGTAAGAGAAGGCTGCATCTTGCTTTACTTTCAGGATAAATTGGGTTTCTTCCATCTCTAG